The Deltaproteobacteria bacterium sequence TATACTGGAGCAGGATTTATCGGTATTAAGTGATTCCGGGGATGACCATGTGGCGGGTGTTGTTCAGTATGTGGAGGACAAGGTGCAGCAGATAAGGTCAGCCGCAAATAGCATAAACACATTGAATATCGCCATATTGGTGGCTTTGAACATTGCGGATGAATATCTCAAGCTGGCGGGAACGAATAAGGAAATGTGTGATGAACTGGTTAGCAGAACAGAGAATTTGATTTGTTTGATTGATGATGTTTGAGATAAAAATATCCCCTGCGATGTGCGTGATTAACATTCGTTTTTTGAGCCAACACCTTGGAACCGGGGACCTTTCCTTGTAAGCGGTGTGCATGTTCGCCGTTATCCCGCTCTGGCGGGAGGCGAAAAGCCTAAAGCGACAATACTGGGCGCCCACTTTTCATAAAGGTTCAAAAAGGTCGTTAACACGGCATAGGCGGGGGGTTTTCGTTCCAAAGATTTTGCCGCCCCAGCTTGCCGCCCCAGCCCTCCCTTAAATAGCTTCCAACATAGATCGTTATTTTTTGTTTTCTGCCCGGAGGACATAGGTATGTCACGTAGATTGGATATTATCAGAACATTGAAGGAGGGAAAACGTTGTGGATAGCAACTGGATATGGATATTACTAATTGTTTTGGGGACTTTGCTCGTCGGCGTCCTGATGGGATTCGGCTTGAACCGCATGCTGGGCCGGAAGAAACTCCTTTCTTCGGAAAGTCTTGCCCAGCGGATTCTTGCTGAAGCCAAGAAAGATGCTGAAACAATAAAAAAGGAGGCCGTGCTCCAGGCCAAGGAGAATCTCCTCAAAACGAAAGCGGAGTT is a genomic window containing:
- a CDS encoding cell division protein ZapA; translated protein: MKKQYHINILEQDLSVLSDSGDDHVAGVVQYVEDKVQQIRSAANSINTLNIAILVALNIADEYLKLAGTNKEMCDELVSRTENLICLIDDV